A stretch of DNA from Saccharomycodes ludwigii strain NBRC 1722 chromosome I, whole genome shotgun sequence:
CAAGGAGTTAAGTTCCAAATTGTTGCTCTTACTGCTGTAACTATTGCTACCGTTACATGCATCAAGCAAACTTGACGCAGTGAATGGCATAGTATTGTTATAGTTAGTATTAGCCTCTGAGTTACCAGCGAAATAATCAGGATTAGTTGGTACGGCATACGGAGACCTAGCAGTTTGGTCGtcaattaaattattttttgaattatttacaGCAGTAGCAGTACTCTCATTGACAAAGTCAAAGTTACCCATAGCCgaacaatttttattcttatttaaCCGAGAAGCTTGAGAAATGAAGCTAGAACGGTGTTTCCCAGGCGGAGAAGCAGTTATAATTGGTGCTGACAAAATAGCATTATTGTTGCTGGATGGTGTATCATTAATAGTAGTCGCAGTAGCAACAGTATTATCATAGGctgattttaaaacaatattattacttttgtcaaaagaaaatatttgataacaacattccaataataaattaattttgttatgACACATTTCATAAGTCAAATGTGAAATATCTTCTAATGAGTTCAATTCAAATTCGATATTGATACTATCATCATTATAACAAATATTGTCAACAGATGCGTAAGCATATGTATTACAATCACTATCTGGAAAATTCAGAGATTTACTCACCAGCTTCTTCCATAATAACAGATTAAATCTATCCTTGCATTGTCTTTTATTCCTATTcgtgttatattttttaaatattccaTCACTGATAACTTGCCAAAATTTGCTTCTAGGTTTATATACTTCCTCGTCTTTTAAGTATCCTCTAAAATACAAAACCGTGgccaataaaaaaacatctTCTCTGACAGACCAAGTTGATCTCCCACCTGATGCActtcttctctttttattagtatttcTGCTGTTTACAATTATTGGTTGTTGTCGTTGTTgtcgttgttgttgttgttgtcgttgtttttgttgttgttgttgttgttgctgttgttggCGTGAAAACGAAAAATTTTCTGTTCCGATTTCTGTTGCATTGTGAATATTGGTTGAATTGAAAGACATTTTGCTACAtacaaattaatatttgtcCACGCATATAACTATTTTTaaccaacaataatatatatatttgtgaTCAGCTTTAACacttattttaaaaaaaaaaaaataaaaaaaaaaaaaaaaaaaaaaaaagaaattcaataataaatttcatatttatataatttccCTTATAGCTTTTTATATTCTCTAAAATGGTTTccgtatttttttttttttttaagaaaaattttagttttttaaaacttcttttgtattttattaacaacTATTATAAGTTTAAAAGAATTCgagaattattattattatttgtattattaagGGTTTCTTTGCATTTCCTATAAatatgttttatattttatctttgatcatatataaatagtaaaTAGGTAATAGTATAGGCGTAATTGTGCTTATTATAGTCAAAGAAGAACAGAAGCTAG
This window harbors:
- a CDS encoding uncharacterized protein (similar to Saccharomyces cerevisiae YIL119C | RPI1 | Ras-cAMP Pathway Inhibitor), whose translation is MSFNSTNIHNATEIGTENFSFSRQQQQQQQQQQKQRQQQQQRQQRQQPIIVNSRNTNKKRRSASGGRSTWSVREDVFLLATVLYFRGYLKDEEVYKPRSKFWQVISDGIFKKYNTNRNKRQCKDRFNLLLWKKLVSKSLNFPDSDCNTYAYASVDNICYNDDSINIEFELNSLEDISHLTYEMCHNKINLLLECCYQIFSFDKSNNIVLKSAYDNTVATATTINDTPSSNNNAILSAPIITASPPGKHRSSFISQASRLNKNKNCSAMGNFDFVNESTATAVNNSKNNLIDDQTARSPYAVPTNPDYFAGNSEANTNYNNTMPFTASSLLDACNGSNSYSSKSNNLELNSLLDSITILKNKIEELSLIINRHDQQIHNISFMLDEKINNRETICGSTADRSNITKNDDTNKKNASKTLLNWRFNMAGATHFNKASNEIVIGNNNDGLSDGYHNNVDSKSINDDNLTNINYNYLNLPMYEPPKHSTYLSIFDPAFSREHLYTSSSN